A genomic region of Caenorhabditis elegans chromosome V contains the following coding sequences:
- the srw-138 gene encoding G-protein coupled receptors family 1 profile domain-containing protein (Predicted) translates to MISDKYLQIDFPGFEHSTALWLYQIERNLSVFTEKVLSYESIISITCILINILHFTILTRKSMRNSSINIIMTAVAILDICTFFVGLKKIVERFLRDYYDCFQAETYTFVIVETLFQVVQDYSRRCSTWLCFLIALIRTLVIRNPLNQSYQKLAGPALSGFAILGILFLSLPISVVFSLEYELMKSSVPSFCNSTETTYYTVISDIFADNDGYYLKIFSIVNGLVSNIIPCVLFPAVTFLLVVELWKSDKKRKNLSSTANANDSRKTTRLVFYISLTFFIAEFPLGITTGATWFFLDVPGMKTIMSYFFFNFSMLLSANTATHCIVCFFMSSQYRIAAKQVVSCGYWTQKNKATVIRVTQTTSAKREVLKK, encoded by the exons atGATTAGTGACAAGTatcttcaaattgattttccggGTTTTGAGCATTCTACTGCTCTTTGGCTATACCAAATCGAAAGAAATCTTTC AGTTTTCACAGAGAAAGTTTTATCATATGAGTCTATCATTTCAATTACTtgtattttgataaacatTCTGCATTTTACAATTCTGACAAGAAAGTCGATGAGAAATTCATCAATAAATATCATTATGACTGCTGTGGCTATTTTAGacatttgcacattttttgtaggacTCAAGAAAATAGTCGAGAGATTTCTCCGGGATTATTACGACTGTTTTCAAGCTGAAACATATACTTTCGTGATAGTCGAAACTTTGTTCCAAGTCGTTCAAGACTACTCCCGACGGTGTTCAACGTGGCTTTGCTTTCTCATCGCGCTTATTCGAACACTAGTCATCAGAAATCCTCTGAACCAAAGCTACCAGAAATTAGCCGGTCCTGCCCTCTCTGGTTTTGCAATTCTcggaatattatttttgagtcTTCCGATTTCAGTGGTCTTTTCTCTGGAATATGAACTAATGAAAAGTTCTGTGCCATCATTTTGTAATTCAACTGAAACAACTTATTACACAGTTATATCGGATATTTTTGCGGATAATGACGGgtattatctgaaaatattttcgattgTCAACGGACTTGTTTCAAAT ATAATTCCGTGTGTTCTTTTCCCGGCAGTAACATTCCTATTGGTCGTCGAGCTCTGGAAATCCGACAAAAAGCGGAAAAATCTTTCTTCCACGGCAAATGCCAACGACTCTAGAAAAACCACAAGACTGGTATTCTACATATCCCTTACGTTTTTTATCGCCGAATTTCCGCTTGGAATAACAACGGGTGCAACATGGTTTTTTCTCGATGTTCCTGGAATGAA aacaataaTGAGTTActtctttttcaacttttcaatgcTCCTGTCTGCAAACACAGCTACCCACTGCATAGTTTGCTTCTTCATGTCATCTCAATATCGGATTGCTGCAAAGCAAGTAGTTTCCTGTGGATATTGGACTCAG AAAAATAAAGCGACTGTGATTCGAGTCACTCAGACTACTTCTGCGAAGCGAgaggttttaaaaaagtga
- the srh-88 gene encoding Serpentine Receptor, class H (Partially confirmed by transcript evidence), with translation MSALREYYLTNYTTCPRCDTFLCSWRDVSYTSHFLTAFSFPVYLFGGYCILYKSPKEMSSYRVPLFNFHVWTCLADVFLNCLVTPYIFLPTLTGFSVGLLNFLGVPPKIQVWLAFQSLNFMLLSTTILVENRNNATPFNKFKITRKSTKATYYLTKLLIGVLYAASFTFFIPANQDEALFKVLRRLPCPSQEFFTGSNIFVLCIDDYHIQFLIAFTVLGVLAEVIQILFYLTCCVYYLFFSIRSFTSKTTRKLQIKFLASILLQISIPVLFMLPTAFYIWFAVDFNYYNQALTNLSILHSSIHGLISTFTVLIIHYPYRQFVLSYFRKSEQKQSVRIIEIESVMITQIVIK, from the exons ATGTCTGCTCTCCGTGAGTATTACTTAACAAACTACACAACATGTCCAAGATGCGACACGTTTTTATGCTCTTGGAGAGATGTTTCTTATACGTCCCATTTTCTGACTGCATTTTCATTTCCAGTTTATCTTTTTGGAGGTTACTGTATCCTATACAAAAGCCCAAAAGAAATGTCATCTTATCGAGttccacttttcaatttccatgTTTG GACGTGTCTTGCGGATGTGTTTTTGAATTGCCTCGTGACACCGTATATATTTCTTCCAACTCTCACGGGATTTTCAGTTGGCttgctgaattttttgggTGTCCCaccgaaaattcaagtttggCTGGCATTTCAGAGTCTGAATT tcatgTTATTATCTACAACAATATTGGTTGAAAATCGGAATAACGCAACTCCATTCAACAAGTTCAAAATAACTCGGAAAAGTACAAAAGCAACATATTATCTAACAAAGTTACTGATTGGAGTGCTTTACGCAGCGtcattcacatttttcatacCAGCAAACCAGGATGAAGCACTTTTTAAAGTTCTCAGGCGGCTTCCATGTCCTTCTCAAGAGTTTTTCACGGGttctaatatttttgttctgtGTATCGATGATTatcatattcaatttttaattgcctTCACAGTATTAGGAGTTCTCGCAGaagttattcaaattttgttttacttgACATGTTGCGTTTACTATTTGTTTTTCTCGATTCGTTCGTTTACTTCAAAGACCACGAGAAAGttgcaaattaaatttttggcaagcatacttctacaaatttcaattcctgtTCTGTTCATGTTACCGACCGCTTTTTATATATGGTTTGCTGTTGACTTCAATTATTATAATCaag cgttAACCAATTTGTCAATTCTTCATTCTTCAATTCATGGCTTAATATCTACATTCACTGTGCTTATTATACATTATCCTTATCGGCAGTTCGTTTTGtcatattttcgaaaatctgaaCAAAAACAGTCCGTAAGAATTATCGAAATAGAATCTGTGATGATTACTCAAATTGTTATCAAATAA
- the srw-129 gene encoding G-protein coupled receptors family 1 profile domain-containing protein (Predicted) — MSTCDVLDEYYPGFTKSSALFWCKFLLNLEEFVSVIMHQEYTISVASLVINTFHIIILTRTAMRKSSINLIMAAVAVFDIFTLFPTFERFISEFISLFRRCPKPPSYSEALMGIGFSEFKDFSQKCSTWLCFFIALIRTLVIRNPLNPKYEKLAHSKFSIHFIIGTVLFNMPFTVIGFLKYDIVEMGFWYECVRAINGRQYVMVISKFYRHNKLLIELLETLNALISKISPCLLFPIVTIFLIKEIRKADENRRKISSSSSAKTSDSRKTSRLVLYMTIMFFVSGFPYGLNTVVGFYYVHVPGIWQILQEIGFMLSLLLKLNTMSHFVVCLCMSHQYRQTAIGIIFCGHLALQDKKSSVVAVSQNQSRNVSAGVRTVA; from the exons ATGTCGACTTGCGATGTTCTTGATGAATATTATCCAGGATTTACAAAATCGTCAGCGCTCTTTTggtgcaaatttttattaaatttgga agaattcgTTTCGGTCATAATGCACCAAGAGTATACAATATCAGTAGCGAGTTTGGTGATTAATACCTTCCATATCATAATTCTCACCAGGACTGCTATGCGGAAATCTTCCATAAATCTCATTATGGCTGCAGTTGCAGTGTTTGACATATTCACATTGTTTCCAACTTTCGAGCGTTTCATTTCGGAATTTATCAGCTTGTTTCGTCGCTGCCCAAAACCACCTTCATACTCTGAAGCGCTCATGGGAATAggcttttcagaattcaaagatttttcgcaaaaatgcTCTACATGGCTTTGCTTTTTTATTGCTCTTATTCGGACATTAGTAATTCGAAACCCACTGAATccaaaatatgagaaattggcacattcaaaattttccatccATTTTATAATTGGAACCGTCTTGTTTAACATGCCATTCACCGTGATAGGCTTTTTAAAATACGATATAGTTGAAATGGGATTTTGGTACGAGTGTGTTCGAGCTATAAATGGGAGACAATATGTTATGGTTATCTCCAAGTTTTACCGGCATAACAAATTATTGATAGAACTTCTAGAGACTCTAAATGCTCTTATTTccaaa atcagTCCCTGTCTGCTTTTTCCGATTGTCAccatatttctgattaaagaAATTAGGAAAGCTGATGAAAACCGGAGAAAAATATCATCCTCTTCATCAGCCAAAACTTCGGATTCTCGAAAAACATCCCGATTGGTGTTATATATGACAATTATGTTCTTCGTTTCCGGGTTTCCATATGGTCTTAATACTGTAGTTGGCTTCTATTATGTACATGTTCCCGGTATATG gcaaatcctACAAGAGATCGGGTTTATGCTGTCGCTTTTATTAAAGTTGAACACAATGTCCCATTTTGTAGTATGCTTATGTATGTCACATCAATATCGGCAAACTGCAATTGGTATCATATTCTGTGGACATTTGGCATTACAAGATAAAAAATCAAGTGTTGTTGCTGTGTCTCAAAACCAATCGCGAAACGTCTCAGCAGGAGTTAGAACAGTAGCCTAA
- the srw-123 gene encoding G-protein coupled receptors family 1 profile domain-containing protein (Predicted) yields the protein MYISDCTDLEFYYEGIQKSTAKSLCKFEKTFYQFSDKLLAHVNEISISSILINLVHFFILTRKPMRTSSINILMAAVAFFDIFTSLLPIEVLFERYKDIFFECLSLDTYGLVLTKALLTVVKDYSRRCSTWLIFFIAFIRTLIIQNPLSSKYEALGKPKASIIVITGICVVTLPISMFKFLENQFVESMPRDSCAPNTTYIVNVLSELFMKNDGIVMKYFYLFNSSISDIIPCILLLIVTILLVWNLFKTSKKRTKISSVSNNRNSRGKSGLVLCVAIMFFVVECPYGLSVGSAWIFIHAPGAHNMLNQFGAIFSMLITLNTCTHLIVCLFMSSQYRSTTIQVFSCGRIRPKTRISSGTQVISRR from the exons ATGTATATATCGGATTGCACTGATCTTGAATTCTACTACgaaggaattcaaaaatcgacgGCAAAATCACTTTGCAAATTcgagaaaacatttta TCAATTTTCTGACAAACTTCTTGCCCATGTGAACGAAATATCAATATCAagtattttgataaatctaGTTCACTTTTTCATTCTCACAAGGAAACCAATGAGAACATCTTCAATTAATATATTAATGGCGGCAGTtgcatttttcgatatttttaccTCTTTGCTACCAATTGAAGTATTATTTGAGCGGTATAAggacatattttttgaatgcttGTCCTTAGACACATATGGTTTAGTTCTAACTAAAGCATTGCTCACTGTAGTGAAGGATTACTCAAGAAGATGCTCAACATGgctcatattttttattgcctTTATTCGAACACTAATAATCCAGAATCCATTAAGCTCAAAGTATGAGGCACTCGGCAAACCTAAAGCATCAATTATTGTGATTACTGGAATTTGTGTAGTAACATTGccaatttcaatgtttaaatttctcgaaaatcaatttgtcGAGAGCATGCCTCGTGATTCCTGTGCTCCAAACACAACTTATATTGTTAACGTTTTGTCGGaactttttatgaaaaacgaCGGTATCgtaatgaaatatttttatttgttcaacTCGTCTATTTCAGAT ataattcctTGCATTTTGCTTCTAATAGTTACAATCCTGCTGGTATGGAACTTATTTAAAACCAGTAAAAAGCGAACAAAAATTTCATCTGTATCGAACAATAGAAATTCTCGTGGAAAATCTGGACTGGTGTTGTGCGTAGCAATTATGTTTTTCGTAGTTGAATGCCCGTATGGGCTAAGCGTGGGTAGTGCGTGGATCTTCATACACGCACCCGGTGCACA cAACATGCTCAAtcaatttggagcaattttctCCATGTTAATAACGCTGAACACATGTACTCATCTTATTGTTTGTCTATTTATGTCTTCCCAATATCGAAGTACAACTATTCAGGTTTTCTCCTGTGGACGTATCCGCCCG aaaacaagaATTTCAAGCGGAACTCAAGTCATTTCTCGTCGTTGA
- the srw-124 gene encoding G-protein coupled receptors family 1 profile domain-containing protein (Partially confirmed by transcript evidence), producing the protein MMYSDCRDLERFYSGFRKSTAKSLCEFEKSFVTFSFYITGYVYEVSILSILINILHLFILTRKSMRTSSINILMAAVALFDIFASLVHIQLFLEQYSYLIFKCFPTDTYGLVLTRTLLIVVKDFSRRCSTWLIVFIALIRTLIIRNPLSPKHILLGKPKASLIVIAGICAANLPISIFKFFEIQFVFVTISKHHCAPEGSYYFIASSELFLRDNGFLAKYFNFFNSFMSDMIPCILLPIVTCLLVMDLLKTRKKCRARISAKNNNSRGKTGLVFCVAIMFFIVEFPFGLSVGSAWLFMSSPGVQNILNFFGYMFTVLISVNACTHLIVCLIVSSQYRSTAISVLSCGYISQRAKVERRTQAFSSTQTT; encoded by the exons ATGATGTACTCGGACTGCAGAGACCTCGAGCGTTTCTACAGTGGTTTTCGGAAATCTACGGCAAAATCGTTATgcgagtttgaaaaaagttttgt aacatTCTCATTCTACATCACGGGATATGTCTATGAAGTATCAATTTTGAGTATCCTCATAAATATTCTTCATTTGTTTATCCTAACAAGAAAATCAATGAGAACTTcttcaattaatattttaatggCTGCAGTTGcattatttgatattttcgcgTCTTTAGTACACATTCAACTGTTTCTGGAACAATAtagttatttaattttcaaatgcttcCCGACAGACACCTACGGTCTAGTTTTAACCAGAACTCTGCTTATTGTAGTGAAGGATTTTTCGAGAAGATGTTCAACATGGCTTATCGTGTTTATTGCTCTTATTCGAACACTAATAATTCGGAATCCATTGAGCCCCAAGCATATTCTGCTGGGAAAGCCAAAGGCATCGCTTATTGTGATTGCTGGAATTTGTGCAGCAAATTTGCCCATTTCGAtcttcaagtttttcgaaatccAGTTTGTTTTTGTGACAATAAGTAAACATCATTGTGCTCCTGAAGGATCATATTATTTTATTGCTTCATCAGAACTTTTCCTGAGAGACAATGGATTTCTAGCGAaatacttcaattttttcaattcatttatgtcagat ATGATTCCATGCATTCTACTTCCAATAGTTACTTGTTTACTTGTTAtggatttattgaaaacaagaaaaaagtgcaGAGCAAGAATCTCTGCCAAAAACAACAATTCTCGGGGTAAAACTGGACTAGTGTTTTGTGTAGCCATAATGTTTTTCATCGTTGAATTTCCATTTGGGTTAAGCGTGGGATCCGCTTGGCTCTTCATGAGTTCTCCCGGCGTACA gaatattttgaatttctttggATACATGTTTACCGTCTTGATCAGCGTCAACGCTTGTACGCATCTCATAGTTTGTCTCATCGTGTCTTCCCAGTATCGTAGTACAGCCATTTCCGTTCTGTCATGTGGATATATTAGTCAG AGAGCGAAAGTTGAAAGGAGAACCCAAGCTTTTTCTTCCACTCAGACAACCTAA